The proteins below come from a single Streptomyces spongiicola genomic window:
- a CDS encoding HAD family hydrolase — protein MASEPLTRPLTVGFDLDMTLIDSRPGIRAAYRALSTETGVWIDADLAVTRLGPPLEQELAYWFPDDRILEMGDRYRRLYPEYAISPTPAMPGAREAVAAVQALGGRAIVVTAKHEPNAVMHLAHLGIEPDEVIGWLWAEAKAEALREHDARVYVGDHVGDVRGARTAGVLSVAVPTGPCDEHELRAAGAHVVLPDLDAFPVWLAGYAAEAAG, from the coding sequence ATGGCCTCGGAACCGCTGACGCGACCGCTCACGGTCGGATTCGACCTCGACATGACCCTGATCGACTCGCGTCCCGGCATCAGGGCCGCCTACCGGGCGCTCTCCACGGAGACCGGGGTGTGGATAGACGCCGACCTGGCGGTGACCCGGCTGGGGCCGCCGCTGGAGCAGGAACTCGCGTACTGGTTCCCGGACGACCGGATCCTGGAGATGGGTGATCGCTACCGCCGGCTCTACCCCGAGTACGCGATATCCCCGACCCCCGCGATGCCCGGTGCCCGGGAGGCCGTGGCCGCCGTCCAGGCGCTGGGCGGCCGGGCGATCGTCGTCACCGCCAAGCACGAGCCGAACGCCGTGATGCACCTCGCCCATCTCGGCATCGAGCCCGACGAAGTCATCGGATGGCTGTGGGCCGAGGCCAAGGCGGAGGCGTTGCGCGAGCACGACGCCCGGGTGTACGTCGGCGACCACGTCGGGGATGTCCGCGGGGCGCGCACCGCCGGGGTGCTGTCGGTCGCCGTGCCGACCGGGCCGTGTGACGAGCACGAGCTGCGCGCGGCGGGTGCACACGTCGTCCTGCCGGACCTCGACGCCTTCCCCGTCTGGCTCGCCGGGTACGCGGCCGAGGCGGCAGGCTGA
- a CDS encoding cold-shock protein: MPTGKVKWFNSEKGFGFLSRDDGGDVFVHSSVLPDGVDSLKPGQRVEFGVVAGQRGDQALSVTVLDPTPSVAAAQRRKPDELASIVQDLTTLLENITPQLERGRYPDKAHGKKIAGLLRAVADQLDV; the protein is encoded by the coding sequence GTGCCTACCGGCAAGGTCAAGTGGTTCAACAGCGAGAAGGGCTTCGGCTTTCTCTCCCGCGACGACGGCGGTGACGTCTTCGTCCACTCGTCGGTGCTTCCTGACGGAGTCGACTCCCTGAAGCCCGGTCAGCGGGTCGAGTTCGGCGTCGTCGCGGGGCAGCGCGGTGACCAGGCACTCTCGGTCACGGTCCTCGACCCGACCCCGTCAGTGGCTGCGGCGCAGCGCCGCAAGCCGGACGAACTGGCGTCGATCGTGCAGGACCTGACGACGCTGCTGGAGAACATCACCCCGCAGCTGGAGCGCGGCCGGTACCCGGACAAGGCCCACGGCAAGAAGATCGCGGGTCTGCTGCGCGCGGTCGCCGACCAGCTCGACGTCTGA